A single window of Anaerocolumna chitinilytica DNA harbors:
- a CDS encoding M14 family metallopeptidase: MIKSVFSIDLPVLESMHIWKNRIEPLHKTGNEERICIVSGIHGDELEGQYICYEIIRRINANLQHLHGIIDIYPCLNPLGIESLTRGIPAFDLDLNRCFPGNKNGDMAENAAQAIVDDILGAKLCVDLHSSNIFLREIPQVRMIEENAKMLLPYAKLLNLDFVWIHPSATVQNATLTHALNSSGVPTIAVEMGTGMRITKQFGDQITEGIFCLLKELGMWDGEVITPKTPIISSEGQSEVTMVHADASGVFLPAASHWMGIKKGEVIGDIVNSLTGEINQHILAPCDGMIFTLREYPVVNKGSLIVRILGGNF; this comes from the coding sequence TTGATTAAATCTGTATTTTCTATTGACCTTCCGGTATTGGAGAGTATGCATATATGGAAAAACCGAATCGAACCTCTTCATAAAACTGGCAACGAAGAACGCATCTGCATTGTATCCGGTATTCACGGCGACGAACTTGAAGGCCAATACATATGCTATGAAATAATCCGTCGTATTAATGCGAATCTCCAACATCTCCACGGAATAATTGATATATATCCCTGCCTTAACCCTTTAGGTATTGAATCCCTAACAAGAGGTATTCCCGCCTTCGACCTGGATCTAAACAGATGCTTTCCGGGAAATAAAAATGGTGATATGGCAGAAAATGCAGCTCAGGCAATTGTAGATGATATCCTTGGCGCAAAGCTATGTGTAGATCTTCATTCCTCTAATATCTTCTTGCGTGAAATACCCCAGGTCCGTATGATAGAAGAAAATGCTAAGATGCTGTTACCCTACGCCAAACTCTTAAATCTTGACTTTGTATGGATACACCCTTCAGCCACCGTACAAAATGCTACCCTTACCCATGCCCTTAATTCAAGCGGAGTGCCTACCATAGCCGTGGAAATGGGTACCGGCATGCGTATAACCAAGCAATTCGGTGACCAGATAACCGAAGGTATTTTCTGCCTGTTAAAGGAACTTGGCATGTGGGACGGCGAGGTAATTACGCCGAAGACTCCCATCATTTCCTCCGAGGGGCAAAGTGAGGTTACTATGGTTCATGCAGATGCCTCCGGTGTTTTTCTCCCAGCCGCCTCTCATTGGATGGGTATAAAAAAGGGAGAGGTTATCGGTGATATCGTTAACAGCCTGACCGGTGAGATTAATCAGCATATTCTGGCTCCCTGTGACGGTATGATATTTACCTTAAGGGAATATCCTGTGGTTAACAAAGGCTCTTTAATAGTCCGTATTCTGGGAGGTAACTTCTGA
- a CDS encoding alpha-galactosidase: MSIQFEEKSKSFILQTENSTYVIQLLREKFLSHVYWGAKIKEPVVEAMIKSAGRASFNATTDGDREFSLDTMPNEYPAYGNSDLRMPAYQLQLENGSRITDLVYESYEIVRGKPALKGLPSVYTESDTEADTLHLTLKDELTGLRVILSYTVMKGYDVIIRSAHLKNEGQQKLKLLRALSMSMDFDHCDYDLITLSGSWIRERHEVRRALVNGTQSIESRRGASGHSENPFMAMVSKDAGEESGVAYGFSLVYSGNFLASVEVDQYKTARVAMGINPFDFTWELEAGEDFVTPEVVMVYSGNGIGEMSRTYHRLYRNRLARGRYRNAERPVIINNWEATYFDFMEEKLIELAKAAAPLGVEMLVLDDGWFGKRNSDNCSLGDWFVNEEKLPGGLNNLAKAINEEGLKFGLWFEPEMVSPDSELYREHPDWCLHVPDRYRNLGRNQLVLDFSRKDVQDAIIKMVSDILSSAAISYVKWDMNRNMSEIGSELLPANRQMETAHRYILGVYRVMEELITAFPEVLFESCSGGGGRFDPGILHYMPQNWTSDDTDPVERLKIQYGTSMVYPVSAMTAHVADSPSHQTGRVTPFEFRGNVAMAGNFGYELDATKLSDEVKEKIKIQIADYKRLRGIIQYGDFYRLLSPFKGNHTAWMFVSEEKREAVVFFYRIMNIPNDALFRFRLAGLSEDLIYEIEGMEQEISGQQLMNYGLNIPKDFAWGDFGSRMFVLKAK, translated from the coding sequence ATGAGCATTCAATTTGAGGAAAAGAGTAAAAGTTTCATCTTGCAGACAGAGAATTCTACTTATGTAATTCAGCTGTTAAGAGAGAAATTCCTATCCCATGTGTACTGGGGGGCTAAAATTAAGGAACCAGTGGTAGAAGCTATGATAAAGTCCGCAGGAAGAGCTTCCTTTAACGCCACCACAGATGGAGACAGGGAGTTTTCACTGGATACCATGCCAAACGAATATCCGGCTTATGGCAATTCAGACCTTCGCATGCCGGCTTACCAGCTGCAGCTTGAAAATGGCAGCAGAATTACAGATCTCGTATATGAATCCTATGAAATTGTAAGAGGAAAGCCGGCTCTTAAGGGTCTCCCCAGTGTTTATACAGAGAGCGATACAGAGGCGGATACCTTGCATCTAACTTTAAAAGATGAACTGACTGGCCTTAGAGTGATATTAAGCTACACAGTAATGAAGGGCTATGATGTTATTATTCGATCTGCTCATTTGAAGAACGAAGGGCAGCAGAAGCTCAAACTTCTTAGAGCATTGAGCATGAGTATGGATTTTGACCACTGCGACTATGATTTAATAACCTTATCCGGTAGTTGGATTAGGGAGCGCCATGAGGTTAGAAGAGCTCTGGTGAACGGAACACAGTCCATTGAAAGCCGCAGAGGAGCCAGCGGACATAGCGAGAATCCCTTTATGGCAATGGTATCAAAAGATGCAGGAGAAGAGTCAGGTGTGGCTTATGGTTTCAGTTTGGTATACAGTGGTAATTTTTTAGCAAGTGTAGAGGTTGATCAATATAAGACTGCCCGAGTAGCAATGGGTATAAATCCTTTTGATTTCACTTGGGAATTAGAAGCAGGAGAGGACTTTGTTACACCGGAAGTGGTAATGGTTTATTCCGGTAATGGCATTGGTGAGATGTCAAGAACCTACCACAGACTATACCGTAACCGGTTGGCCAGAGGCAGGTATAGAAATGCTGAAAGACCGGTTATCATTAATAACTGGGAAGCAACTTATTTTGATTTTATGGAAGAGAAACTGATTGAACTGGCGAAAGCAGCAGCACCTCTTGGCGTTGAGATGCTGGTACTTGATGATGGCTGGTTTGGTAAGAGAAATTCTGATAATTGCAGTCTTGGTGATTGGTTTGTTAACGAGGAAAAACTTCCCGGAGGTCTGAATAACCTTGCAAAGGCAATTAATGAGGAAGGCCTTAAGTTTGGTCTTTGGTTTGAACCGGAGATGGTATCACCTGATTCAGAGCTCTATAGAGAGCATCCGGATTGGTGCCTGCATGTGCCGGATAGATACCGTAATCTTGGAAGAAATCAGCTGGTACTGGATTTCTCCAGAAAAGATGTACAGGATGCTATTATTAAGATGGTCTCGGATATCTTAAGCAGTGCGGCTATCTCCTATGTGAAGTGGGATATGAACCGTAATATGTCAGAGATTGGTTCAGAGCTTTTACCTGCGAACCGCCAGATGGAGACGGCCCATAGGTATATTCTCGGTGTTTACCGGGTAATGGAAGAACTTATAACAGCATTTCCGGAAGTGCTCTTTGAGAGCTGCTCCGGCGGCGGCGGACGTTTTGACCCCGGCATTCTTCATTATATGCCGCAGAACTGGACAAGTGATGATACTGATCCGGTAGAAAGACTGAAAATACAATACGGAACTAGTATGGTGTATCCGGTAAGTGCTATGACCGCCCATGTAGCGGATTCACCCAGTCATCAGACCGGTAGAGTTACTCCCTTTGAATTCAGGGGAAATGTAGCTATGGCAGGAAATTTTGGATACGAGCTGGATGCCACAAAGCTGTCGGATGAGGTGAAAGAAAAGATTAAAATTCAGATAGCAGACTACAAAAGGCTGAGAGGGATTATTCAATATGGTGATTTCTACCGTCTGTTAAGTCCCTTCAAAGGAAATCATACAGCCTGGATGTTTGTTTCGGAAGAAAAAAGGGAGGCAGTGGTATTTTTCTACCGCATTATGAATATTCCCAATGATGCTCTGTTCCGTTTCCGCCTGGCAGGACTTTCAGAAGACTTAATATATGAAATAGAAGGAATGGAGCAGGAAATCAGCGGACAGCAATTAATGAATTACGGTTTGAATATTCCGAAAGACTTTGCCTGGGGTGATTTTGGAAGCAGAATGTTTGTATTAAAAGCGAAATAA
- a CDS encoding DUF1848 domain-containing protein, with amino-acid sequence MIISASRRTDIPRFYSPWFFRRLEEGFVHVRNPMNPRQVSCISLKKEGIDCICFWTKDPLPMLSKIPWLIEKEYPFYFQFTLTSYEKELEINVREKSEIIKTFITLSELIGADKMVWRYDPIILNEKYTIPYHFKAFEEFCSKLCGYTQTVYISFVDIYRKIKKQTLTAALREITKVEMILIAEGFSEIGAHYGMRIRSCCEEILLTVPGIYKGSCIDPELVERILNRPIKRLKAVSQREGCNCIESVDIGAYDTCSNGCLYCYANTSMEGAKQNQKIHDVRGSLLIGAITESDKVTERAIKKL; translated from the coding sequence ATGATTATCAGTGCTTCCAGAAGAACAGATATACCAAGATTTTATTCCCCCTGGTTTTTTAGGAGGCTGGAAGAAGGATTCGTCCATGTCAGAAACCCTATGAACCCAAGGCAGGTAAGCTGTATTAGTTTGAAGAAAGAGGGTATAGACTGTATCTGTTTTTGGACGAAAGACCCTTTGCCCATGCTATCTAAGATACCCTGGCTCATTGAGAAGGAATACCCCTTTTATTTTCAGTTTACCTTAACATCTTACGAGAAAGAGCTGGAGATAAATGTACGGGAAAAATCAGAGATAATCAAAACATTTATTACTCTTTCAGAACTTATTGGGGCAGACAAAATGGTATGGCGTTATGACCCTATCATATTGAATGAAAAGTATACAATACCGTATCATTTTAAAGCCTTTGAAGAATTCTGCAGCAAGCTTTGCGGATATACCCAGACAGTATACATCAGCTTTGTGGATATATACCGGAAGATAAAAAAACAAACATTGACAGCTGCCCTTCGGGAAATTACCAAGGTGGAAATGATACTGATTGCAGAAGGATTTTCTGAAATCGGGGCACATTATGGTATGAGGATAAGAAGCTGCTGCGAAGAAATACTTCTTACTGTACCCGGTATTTATAAAGGAAGTTGTATTGATCCTGAATTGGTAGAACGGATATTGAATCGTCCCATAAAGCGGTTAAAGGCTGTCAGTCAGAGAGAGGGCTGCAACTGTATTGAAAGTGTAGATATCGGGGCATACGATACCTGCAGTAATGGGTGCCTGTATTGTTATGCGAATACCAGTATGGAAGGAGCAAAACAGAATCAAAAAATCCATGATGTCAGGGGAAGCCTGTTAATTGGAGCTATAACAGAATCTGATAAAGTAACAGAAAGAGCAATAAAGAAACTATAA
- a CDS encoding LysR family transcriptional regulator yields MDINYELYKVFYYVAKTLSFSEAAASLYISQSAVSQSIKVLEGNLNQTLFLRSTKKVSLTKEGELLFKHIEPAINLISRGENQLLEASSLGESQLRLGASDTICRYYLVPFLEDFHRKYPKIHIKVTNGTSFQCAKMLENNEVDIIVTNSPNSSLINSMHIETVLEFNDIFIVNKDFFDVKEEPLSLEELLTYPILMLTKHSTTSEFLHTLFLQHSLDLVPAVELSSNDLLIDLAKIGLGIAFIPDFCYRKDGSERLTPIALEETLPTRRLVAAYNENIPLSNAARYLIEQLTMVP; encoded by the coding sequence ATGGATATCAATTATGAGCTGTATAAGGTATTTTATTATGTAGCGAAAACATTAAGCTTTTCCGAGGCTGCCGCTTCTCTCTATATTTCTCAATCCGCTGTAAGCCAGTCTATTAAAGTACTGGAGGGAAACTTAAATCAAACACTATTTCTTAGAAGTACAAAGAAGGTCTCCTTAACTAAGGAAGGAGAATTGCTATTTAAGCATATAGAACCGGCGATTAATCTTATCAGCCGGGGGGAAAATCAGCTGCTGGAAGCCTCCTCATTGGGTGAAAGCCAGCTCCGCCTGGGCGCAAGTGATACTATATGCCGCTACTATCTGGTTCCCTTTCTGGAAGATTTTCACCGGAAATATCCCAAAATACACATAAAGGTCACGAATGGCACCTCCTTTCAATGTGCAAAGATGTTAGAGAATAACGAGGTGGATATTATCGTCACCAACTCCCCCAACTCCTCCTTGATTAACAGCATGCACATAGAAACAGTTCTTGAATTTAATGATATCTTTATAGTAAATAAAGACTTTTTCGACGTAAAAGAAGAACCCCTGTCACTGGAAGAATTGCTTACCTATCCTATTTTGATGTTAACAAAGCACTCTACTACCAGTGAATTCCTGCACACTTTGTTTTTACAGCACTCCCTTGATTTGGTACCGGCTGTAGAACTTAGCAGTAATGATTTATTGATTGACCTGGCTAAGATTGGTCTTGGCATCGCCTTTATTCCTGACTTTTGTTATAGAAAAGACGGTTCTGAGCGATTAACACCCATTGCACTGGAAGAAACTCTTCCTACCCGAAGATTGGTAGCTGCTTATAACGAAAATATCCCCCTTTCCAATGCAGCCAGATATCTGATAGAACAGCTTACAATGGTGCCCTGA
- a CDS encoding VOC family protein, which yields MKFKFAHNNINVLDLNKSIKFYEEALGLIETRRIEPEDGRFIIVYLGDKETAHLLELTWLSDWDHPYDLGDNEFHLAFVTDDYESAYKKHKEMGCICFENPGMGIYFINDPDGYWLEIIPAK from the coding sequence ATGAAATTTAAATTTGCACACAATAATATTAATGTTCTGGATTTGAATAAATCCATTAAATTCTATGAAGAAGCTTTAGGATTAATAGAAACCAGGCGTATTGAACCGGAGGATGGCCGCTTTATCATTGTTTATCTTGGTGATAAGGAAACCGCACATCTGCTGGAGCTTACCTGGCTAAGTGACTGGGATCATCCTTATGATCTGGGAGATAATGAATTTCACTTGGCTTTTGTTACCGACGACTATGAGAGCGCTTATAAAAAACATAAAGAAATGGGCTGTATTTGTTTTGAGAACCCCGGCATGGGTATTTATTTTATCAATGATCCGGATGGATACTGGTTGGAGATAATTCCGGCTAAATAG
- a CDS encoding MBL fold metallo-hydrolase, whose translation MLITYIHHSCFSVETEQCVFLFDYYKGNIPSFSKEKQLFVFSSHSHQDHFNHEIFKLLDEYPRITYVLSKDIHLRKSFFEDPAAYEVIKNHIITIDKNESLTLSSSLTIETFRSTDKGVAFLLTENGRTLYHAGDLNWWVWKEDTKAEYQNMTKKFKSEMEKLNGRKIDVAFLVLDPRQEENYFLGFDFFMRNTNTAVAFPMHFWLDYSIIDKFKASEEAAPYKNKIMEISEEGQTFQITDH comes from the coding sequence ATGCTTATAACTTACATTCACCACAGTTGTTTCAGTGTGGAAACCGAGCAATGCGTGTTTCTCTTTGATTATTATAAAGGTAATATCCCCAGTTTTTCAAAAGAAAAACAGCTTTTTGTATTCTCCAGCCATTCCCACCAGGATCATTTTAATCATGAGATATTTAAACTGCTGGATGAATACCCACGGATTACTTATGTTCTTTCGAAGGATATCCACCTTCGAAAATCTTTTTTTGAAGATCCCGCCGCTTATGAAGTGATTAAGAATCATATTATTACTATTGATAAAAATGAATCCCTTACCTTATCCTCTTCTTTAACCATTGAAACATTTCGCTCAACGGATAAGGGAGTTGCTTTTTTGTTAACTGAGAATGGACGCACTCTTTATCATGCCGGTGATTTGAACTGGTGGGTATGGAAGGAAGATACAAAAGCTGAATATCAGAACATGACAAAGAAGTTTAAATCTGAAATGGAAAAGCTAAACGGTAGGAAAATTGATGTGGCTTTCCTGGTATTAGATCCACGGCAGGAGGAGAATTATTTCCTGGGCTTTGATTTCTTTATGCGAAATACTAATACTGCTGTTGCTTTTCCCATGCACTTCTGGCTGGACTACAGTATCATCGATAAATTCAAAGCTTCAGAAGAGGCTGCTCCTTATAAGAATAAGATTATGGAGATTTCAGAAGAGGGTCAGACCTTCCAGATAACCGACCACTAG
- a CDS encoding helix-turn-helix domain-containing protein → MDIGKKIKTLRLAKPLTQNELAGILGVSKSTMSNYERNISTPDPDTIIKLASYFNVSVDYLFNDGMDKPKDLIKEGNSYNTGKALDKDEWNAIYYYRRLSDEQRDYIKGQMIQLYQKSSSSNKS, encoded by the coding sequence ATGGATATCGGTAAAAAGATTAAAACCCTTCGTCTGGCAAAACCCCTAACTCAAAATGAACTGGCAGGAATCCTTGGGGTCAGTAAGTCAACTATGTCTAATTACGAACGAAATATCAGCACCCCCGATCCTGACACTATTATAAAATTAGCTTCTTATTTTAACGTTTCCGTTGACTATCTGTTTAATGATGGTATGGATAAACCCAAAGATCTTATTAAAGAAGGGAATAGCTACAATACGGGGAAAGCGTTAGATAAAGACGAATGGAATGCTATTTACTATTACAGACGCCTTAGCGACGAACAAAGGGATTATATAAAGGGACAAATGATTCAATTATATCAAAAGAGCTCGAGTTCTAACAAGAGCTAA
- a CDS encoding ferritin, with the protein MLNPEVSKLLNEQVNKEFYSAYLYMDMANYYADQSLNGFEHWFIVQMQEERDHALLFRQYLLNNGEQVTLTQIAAPESGYKNFREPLTQALEHEQFVTASINTIYEAAYKNKDFRTMQFLDWFIKEQGEEEKNADDNIKRYDLFGLDPKGLYMLDNELKARVYTAPSLVLD; encoded by the coding sequence ATGTTAAACCCGGAAGTATCAAAATTATTAAATGAACAGGTGAACAAGGAATTCTATTCAGCTTATCTTTATATGGATATGGCAAATTATTATGCAGACCAGAGCCTGAATGGGTTTGAGCACTGGTTTATTGTACAGATGCAGGAAGAAAGAGATCATGCCCTTTTATTCCGTCAATATTTATTAAATAATGGTGAGCAAGTAACTTTAACACAGATTGCAGCTCCGGAGAGCGGCTACAAAAATTTCAGAGAGCCATTAACACAGGCCTTAGAGCATGAGCAATTTGTAACAGCTTCTATCAATACGATATATGAAGCAGCCTATAAGAATAAAGATTTCCGTACGATGCAGTTCCTTGACTGGTTTATCAAAGAGCAAGGCGAGGAAGAGAAGAATGCCGATGATAATATCAAAAGATATGATTTATTTGGCTTGGATCCGAAGGGATTATATATGCTGGATAATGAACTGAAGGCAAGGGTCTATACAGCACCTTCTTTGGTATTGGACTAA
- a CDS encoding trypsin-like peptidase domain-containing protein yields MRRIKRTILAIITVMTLAISPMHFPGTQVVMQAQAQTTLKSPAISQATLKLVKGKSAALSIKGAKGSVTWKSSAPKIASVNSKGLVTGKAAGTATVTGTYKNHKYTCKVTVILKTGRIAVNQNSINLNQAGFITVSVKNSTADDEVYYRVANSDIAECKWGYWASDADSLNLYIYPKEKGSTSVTITSKNDSDKLVIKVNVADDSRTAPPTATSVAEKCLPSVVQITTDKALGTGFFTEKGVIVTNYHVIEGASQIKVKLNNGEEYSVQTILGYDKDYDIALLSLPGKGTPLTASRFAPKTGDTAYAIGNPLGLDNTFSNGTISNASRVYDNVEYIQTTAAISSGNSGGPLLNAYGEVIGINTMQYVDGQNLNFALNITQVYDIDRSNPTAVSKMPTDEPASDSSEQILKEDTAKSGNIATAQELPSGQYADGSIDPTVDRTGTDYYRITLTKNSRIMVIAAADTKYSSDINNMTAKVVDAAGMVNIDSEIYYYDDTPYWYISKELPAGTYYIKVFTDPGKLYLPMPYYVYFGISED; encoded by the coding sequence ATGAGACGTATAAAAAGAACCATTCTTGCTATCATCACTGTTATGACTCTGGCAATATCACCTATGCACTTTCCAGGTACCCAGGTAGTAATGCAAGCTCAAGCTCAAACAACATTAAAAAGCCCTGCTATCAGCCAAGCAACATTAAAACTAGTAAAGGGTAAAAGCGCAGCCCTTTCAATTAAAGGTGCTAAAGGCTCTGTAACCTGGAAAAGCTCTGCTCCCAAAATAGCCTCTGTAAACAGCAAAGGCCTGGTTACCGGTAAAGCCGCCGGCACTGCCACTGTAACTGGAACTTATAAAAATCATAAGTATACCTGTAAGGTAACGGTAATACTCAAAACGGGAAGAATAGCAGTAAATCAGAACTCTATCAACCTTAACCAAGCAGGATTTATAACTGTATCGGTAAAGAACTCCACAGCTGATGACGAAGTTTATTATCGTGTTGCGAATTCTGACATAGCGGAGTGCAAATGGGGCTATTGGGCATCCGATGCAGATAGTCTGAATCTTTATATTTATCCCAAAGAAAAAGGCTCTACCTCGGTTACCATTACATCAAAAAATGACTCAGATAAACTTGTCATTAAAGTAAATGTTGCAGATGACAGCCGGACAGCTCCTCCAACCGCTACCTCAGTTGCAGAAAAATGTCTTCCTTCCGTCGTACAGATAACAACGGACAAAGCACTTGGTACCGGTTTCTTTACGGAAAAAGGGGTTATCGTAACAAATTACCATGTCATTGAGGGTGCTTCCCAAATTAAGGTCAAACTTAATAATGGTGAAGAATATAGTGTTCAAACCATATTAGGTTATGATAAAGATTATGATATCGCCCTGTTAAGTCTGCCGGGTAAAGGTACCCCTCTTACAGCAAGCCGCTTTGCTCCCAAAACAGGTGATACCGCTTATGCAATCGGCAATCCTCTAGGGCTTGACAACACTTTCAGCAATGGAACCATCTCTAACGCATCAAGAGTCTACGATAATGTGGAATATATTCAGACAACTGCCGCCATCTCTTCCGGTAACAGCGGAGGTCCTTTATTAAATGCTTATGGTGAGGTAATTGGAATAAATACCATGCAGTATGTTGACGGGCAGAATTTAAATTTTGCTCTTAACATAACACAGGTATATGATATAGACAGAAGCAATCCTACTGCAGTTAGTAAGATGCCCACCGATGAACCTGCTTCGGATTCCTCTGAACAGATATTAAAGGAGGATACAGCAAAAAGCGGAAATATTGCCACCGCCCAGGAACTTCCCTCGGGCCAATATGCCGATGGTAGTATCGATCCTACTGTAGACCGCACCGGAACAGATTATTACCGAATAACATTGACAAAGAATTCTCGTATTATGGTAATTGCAGCTGCAGATACGAAATACAGCAGTGACATTAATAACATGACTGCCAAAGTAGTAGATGCAGCCGGAATGGTTAATATAGACAGCGAAATCTATTATTATGATGATACTCCCTACTGGTATATCTCCAAAGAGCTTCCTGCCGGAACTTATTATATTAAGGTATTTACCGATCCGGGAAAGTTATATCTGCCAATGCCATATTATGTTTATTTTGGAATATCTGAGGATTAA